CCTTCGCTGCGCTCAGGACGACAATAGAGAGTTGCGTGCTTGCTATGAGCGTGCGGCGCATGTCAGGCAGCATGCTTCCACGATCCACGATCCACGATCCACGATCCACGATCCACGATCCACGATCGTCGGCACTAGCTTGGGAAGCAGTACGAATCTGACGACGAGTCGCCGCCCTGCAGGCGCACCTGGTGCGGGCGCTCCTTGCCGAAGTCGATCAGGAACTCGGGATCGACCGTCAGGCCGCCATTCGAGTCGGCGTGGAGCAGCGCCGCCCACCCGTCGATGCCGCCAGGGTAGAACTGGGTATCCCAGGCGGCGTACAGCGAGTTCGTCAGGTAGACGCGCTTGCCGTCGCGGCTGACCTCGACCATCTGCGGGCCGCCGTTCAGCTCGGCTTTGTTGCCGTGCCCGGCCTTCCGCACGATGCCGCCCAGGTGGACCGACCCCGTCAGCTTCGGGTTGAACGGGTCCGAGACGTCGTACTGTTGGAACTCGCCCGTGCCCCAACAGGAGACGTAGAGGAACTTGTCGTCCAGGCTCAGGTTGATGTCCGTCACCAGCGGCGGGACCGCGCCGAACCCCTGCAGCAGCGGCGGCAGGACCGAGGCGTCGGCCGGCTCGGCGGGAATGGTGATGACCTTCTGGATCTTGAACGTGCCGTTCTCGCGGTGCCAGAGCCAGATCGAGGCCGAGAGGTCTGCGAGGCTCGTCACGACGCCCACGAAGCCGTACTGGTTGTTCGGGTTGTGAGACGGGCGGATCTCCAGCACCATCTGGTGCTCGGCCCCGAGGTCGAGCGTCTCCAGGTGGGTGCGCTTTCGCATGTCCCAGATGTGCAGCGCGTGGCCGTACTTCGCGCCCAGCAGCAACTCAGGGTTGACGCCGTTCTCCACCATGTTCGGCGTGCCCCACTCGCTGGTGATCATCACGTCGTGCCCGAGGTGCCACCAGAAGTCGTAGGCCAGCTGCTGCGGCCCACGATCCTTCTCCCACTGGCCGGTGATGTTGAACGTACTGTGGTCCATCTGAAAGATGCCGCCGGGGCCATTTCCGTCGGGCGCACCCAGCGCACTCACGTAGATGGCATCTGGCCCGCAGTGGATCGTGTGCGGGCGGCTGTAGCCGCTCTTCGCCTTCAGCTCGTCCGGCTCGATGGTCTTGACGATCTTCGGATGCTTCGGGTCGGGCTGTGTGTCCACGATGTACATGCGCGAGGAACGCAGGCCCGGCACCAGCAGGTAGCGCCGCTCGACGTGCGGATGCGGCATGTTCGGGCAGAGCGCGGCGCTGCAGGCGTTCCAGCCGAAATGGTGCAGCTCGTCGCCGATGTTCGGGAGATCGAGCCGCCCGACCGTCTGCCGGTACGAACCCGAGGCCGGATCGACGTCCAGGACGGCCAGCGCGTCCGGCCTGTTGCTCCCGGCAGGGTTCAGAATCGCGACATACGCCAGCTCTTCGCGCGGCGCGTCCATCGCCATCTTCG
This is a stretch of genomic DNA from Chloroflexota bacterium. It encodes these proteins:
- a CDS encoding selenium-binding family protein, which produces MATWTPDPSFYPSPKMAMDAPREELAYVAILNPAGSNRPDALAVLDVDPASGSYRQTVGRLDLPNIGDELHHFGWNACSAALCPNMPHPHVERRYLLVPGLRSSRMYIVDTQPDPKHPKIVKTIEPDELKAKSGYSRPHTIHCGPDAIYVSALGAPDGNGPGGIFQMDHSTFNITGQWEKDRGPQQLAYDFWWHLGHDVMITSEWGTPNMVENGVNPELLLGAKYGHALHIWDMRKRTHLETLDLGAEHQMVLEIRPSHNPNNQYGFVGVVTSLADLSASIWLWHRENGTFKIQKVITIPAEPADASVLPPLLQGFGAVPPLVTDINLSLDDKFLYVSCWGTGEFQQYDVSDPFNPKLTGSVHLGGIVRKAGHGNKAELNGGPQMVEVSRDGKRVYLTNSLYAAWDTQFYPGGIDGWAALLHADSNGGLTVDPEFLIDFGKERPHQVRLQGGDSSSDSYCFPS